The sequence AAACAGCTGCTGGTAATAGGCCAGCTGCGGGTGGGCAGCCATGTCCTTGAGGTTGTGCCCGGCGCAAAACGCCTTGCCTTCCGCAGCCAGCACCACCACACGCGCCGAGGTATCGGCCGCCACCGCATCCAGCGCCTGCTGCAAGGCCGCCAGCATGGGCGCACCCAGGGCATTGAAGCGCTGGGGGTCATTCAAGGTCAGGCGCACCACGCCCTCGGGGCTGCGCTGCACGCTCAGCAGTTGCGCATTGTTTTGCATATCCGTCACACCAACATTCCTCCGTTATCCATGGCTGCCATGCGCCACTTTCGATTCTCGGGCTTGCAGGCAGCCCCTCACCCCGGCCCTCTCCCCCGAGGGGGCGAGGGAGTAAAACCAGGGGCTCCGCAGAGACCCGCAGCGTTTCTGTCAGTGGCAGCCAGCAAGGGCCGCCCCGCAGCAAAGGCTGCCGTCCCCCTGGGGGGAAGCCGCAAAGCGGCTCAGGGGGGAGCTAAATATCCGCCAGCACCCGCACATGCGCTTCCACGCTGCGTGCCAGCGCGCTCATCACATAGCCGCCTTCCAGGCAGGAGACGATGCGCCCCTTGGAAAAACGGCGGGCCACATCCTTGATGCGGTCGGTGATCCAGGCGAAGTCCTGCTCGTTCAGCGCCATCTGGCCCATATCGTCTTCGCGGTGGGCGTCAAAGCCGGCGCTGATGAAGATCATCTCGGGCTTGAAAGCCTCCAGCCGTGGAATCCACATCATCTCGACCAGCTCGCGGATATCCATGCCCTTGGTATAGGCCGGCACCGGCAGATTGAGCATATTGGGCGCCGGGTCCTTGTCGCCGCTGAAGGGGTAGAAGGGGTGCTGAAAGAAGCTGACCATCAGCACGCGCTCGTCACCGGCCAGAATGTTTTCCGTGCCGTTGCCGTGGTGCACGTCAAAGTCGACGATGGCCACACGCTTGAGGTTGTGGCGCTGCAGTGCATGCAAGGCGGCAATGGCCACGTTGTTGAAAAAGCAAAACCCCATGGCCTTGCCACGCTCGGCGTGGTGGCCTGGCGGGCGTATGGCGCAAAAAGCGTTTTCCAGACGGCCATCGACCACGGCATCCGTGGCCGCCACGGCGGCGCCAGCCGAGCGCAAGGCCGCATCCAGCGTGTGCACATTGATGGAGGTGTCGGTATCGAGCGGCGAATGGCTGGGGCCTCCGG comes from Comamonas sp. GB3 AK4-5 and encodes:
- a CDS encoding histone deacetylase family protein, with translation MGRTGYFSHRDCWKHEMGPGHPECPERLDAIEDRLLITGVFDGLERIEAPLASLADVELAHDRMHIAALRGLTDRLKEEVQAGGPSHSPLDTDTSINVHTLDAALRSAGAAVAATDAVVDGRLENAFCAIRPPGHHAERGKAMGFCFFNNVAIAALHALQRHNLKRVAIVDFDVHHGNGTENILAGDERVLMVSFFQHPFYPFSGDKDPAPNMLNLPVPAYTKGMDIRELVEMMWIPRLEAFKPEMIFISAGFDAHREDDMGQMALNEQDFAWITDRIKDVARRFSKGRIVSCLEGGYVMSALARSVEAHVRVLADI